AGTCCAAGGAGAAAAATTATGAAAGATTATTTTAAAGTGACCACAAGAACCATTGTGGCTACCGGCCTGGGTGCAGCTCTTTTCATGCTGCTTTTTATGTATGTTAAAGTACCTTCTCCCATTCCTGAAACCAGCCTGCAGACAGCGTACGGTCTCGGTGCTTTCTTTGCTGTGCTGTTCGGACCCATTGCCGGCGCACTGATTGCTTTAATCGGTCATGCTCTTTCGGATGCTCTTCAGTATGGTTCTCCCTGGTGGAGCTGGGTAATTGCCAGTGGTGTCTGTGGTTTTTTCTATGGACTGGCCTACAAAAAAACTGGTGTAGAAGAGGGTGAATTCAAGGGAAAATCAATTATTATCTTCAATGTAATTCAGATTGTCGGAAATATTATTGCCTGGGTTGTTGTTGCTCCCGTTCTTGATATTCTTATCTACAAAGAACCTGTAAATCTTGTATTTACACAGGGAATTGTTGCAGCCGGAATGAACTCTGTAACAGTAGCCATAATCGGTACACTTCTGCTGATTGCCTATAATGCAACCAGAACACAGAAAGGAAGTCTCGATAAAGAGTAGATTTTCCTTTTAGAGAAAACAATTTAAAAAGATTTATTTAAGAAGAGGTTTTAAGTGGGTAATGACAGTATCATTGAGTTCAAAGATTTCAGTTTTCAGTATTTTACCCAGGCAAAACCAACTCTTCATAATATAGATCTTACTATCAAAAAAGGGGAAAAGATCCTTATAGTCGGTCCCAGCGGCAGTGGTAAAAGCACCCTGGGACATTGCCTGAACGGTCTTATCCCCTTTTCCTATAAGGGCGAAATATCCGGTAGTCTGAAGATTCAGGGTCAGGAGACACGTGATCTTGATATATTCCATTTGTCCAAGATTCTGGGAACTGTTCTGCAGGACCCGGATGGTCAGTTCGTGGGTCTCACAGTTTATGAGGATATCGCCTTTGCCCTTGAAAATGACAATATTCCGCAGTCGGAAATGAAAGAGCGGGTAGATAAAGCTGCCCGTATGGTGGATATGGAGAGCTTTCATTCTTCATCTCCCTATGAACTTTCAGGAGGACAGAAGCAGCGTACATCCCTGGCGGGAGTTCTTGTGGATGAAGTGGATATTCTGTTATTCGATGAACCCCTGGCCAATCTTGATCCTGCGACCGGAAAAGCCGCCATTGAGATCATTGATGATATACACAGAAATACTGATAAAACCATCATAATTATTGAGCATAGGCTTGAAGATGTTCTTTACCGGAATATTGATAGGGTTCTTCTGATGAATGATGGTTGTATCCTGGCTGATCTTGATGCGGATGCTCTTATGGCATCTCCTGTACTCATTGAAAACGGGATAAGAGAACCTCTCTATGTCACAGCTCTTAAATATGCTGGTGTTGATGTCACAAGGGATCTTCATGCAGGTAATATAGATACACTTAAGATCAATTCAGTAAAAAGTGCTGTTTGTGATTGGAATGATACAATCATCTCTCCTCAGCCCACTAAAGTGAAAGATACATTACTGGAGATGAAAAACATAAGTTTTTCATATGATGGAGAGAGGGATATCATCAACGATGTCAGTTTTAGCTTAGGAAAGGGTGAGCTTATAGCCATAGTGGGAAGAAATGGTGCCGGTAAATCGACACTCTCCCGTCTTATCTCAGGATTTGAGAAGGAGTCTTCCGGTACAATCTCCTATTTGGGAGAGGATATCAGCGATCTGACCATTAAAGAACGTGCCGAGAAGATCGGTGTGGTTATGCAGAACCCCAATCAGATGATATCTAAACCCCTTATCTATGATGAGATTGCTCTGGGGCTGCGTCTTCGGGATATAGACGAAGAAGAAATTAAAATTAGGGTGGAAAAGGTACTTAAGGTCTGTGGTCTGGCACCATTTCGTAAATGGCCCATTGCTGCCCTTAGTTTCGGGCAGAGGAAAAGGGTCACTATAGCTTCCATTCTGGTTCTTGATCCTGAAGTAATTATACTTGATGAACCCACAGCCGGACAGGACTTCAAACATTATACTCAGATCATGGAATTTGTTGATGAGATCAATCAGCTGGGAGTAGCTATTATTCTGATTACACATGATATGCACCTGATGCTCGAATACGCCAGCAGAGCTGTTGTTATCTCTGGAGGGAAAAAAATTGCGGATGCCCGACCCAGTGATATTCTGACAGATTTAGATGTTATTGAGCAGGCAAATTTAAAGGAGACGTCTCTTTATCAGCTCAGTCAGAGTGTAGGTATTGAAGATGGTACTGCTTTTGTGCAGAACTTTATTGATTATGAAAAGAAGGTCAGAGTCCATTGAACAATAAATTATTCTCATACAACTTTGTAGATACCCCGATTCATAGACTCTCGGGACTAACCAAACTGATCGCCTTTTTGTTTCTGACTTTTGCAGTCATGTTCAGTTACGATCTCAGAGTCATAATGCTGGTTATGATTTTTTCTATATTTGTAATGCGTATTTCTCAGATTAAATACAGACAGATCAGGCTTATGGTTATCTATGTAGCCGTTTTTATTGTGACCAATGCGGTCATTACATTCTTTTTCTCACCCGAAGAAGGAGTCAAAATCTACGGAACACGACATGTGCTGTTCAAGATCGTTGGTCCCTATATTGTCACTCAGGAGCAGCTCTTTTATCAGATTACCAAACTGTTTAAATATGCATCTGTTATCCCCCTGGGTATAACATTTCTTTTGACAACTAATCCAAGTGAGTTTGCTTCTGCTTTAAATGGAGTCGGTGTTCATTACAAGGCTGCCTATGCTGTATCACTGACACTTCGCTACTTTCCGGACATTCAGCGGGAATATAGAAACATCAGTCTTTCACAGCAGGCCCGTGGGCTTGATCTCTCCAAAAAAGCTGGTTTTTCAAAGAGGGTAAAGAATTCACTGTTAATTATTATCCCTCTTGTTTTTTCAACCCTGGACAGAATTGAACTTATCAGTAATGCCATGGATTTAAGAGGATTCGGAAAACATAATAAACGAAGTTGGTTCAGTAAAAAAAGATTTACTACTGCTGATTTCATAGCCCTGCTTATTTCAGCAGCTATTTTTGCAGGAACAATTTATGTTTCTGCTTTTATCAATCATGGAAGATTTTATAATCCTTTTATATAGGATTTTATTTTAACGTAGGAGTTAACATGGATAAACCAATACTTGTGTTTCAGACCGATTTTACCTACAAGGAGGGAGCAGTCTGTTCCATGTACGGGGTTGTAAAAACTGTAGACCGCTCTCTTGAAATCATTACCGGTACCCATGAGATTCCCCAGTTTGATACCTGGAGTGCATCATACCGTCTCTATCAGTCTATGAAGTTCTGGCCCGAAGGTACTGTGTTTGTTTCAGTTGTAGATCCCGGAGTGGGAACTCCCCGAAAGGCTTCTGTTGCTCTCACGGAAAACGGATACTATATTGTCACACCTGATAACGGTTCTCTCACTCATGTGGACAAAGAATTCGGAATCAAAGCCATAAGGGAAATTGATGAGGATGTGAACCGTCTGAAGGGGAAGGGTACCGAAGAGGTCAGTATCTTTCATGGACGGGATCTTTTCTCTTACTGTGCAGCAAAATTCGCTTCCGGCATAATCAGTTTTGAAGAGGTTGGACCTGAGTATTCGACAGATGAGATCATCCGATTTCCTATACTTGAGCCGACTGTTGAGGGAAACAAGATCTCTGGTATTTTTGAAATCAATGATCCTAATTTCGGGAATCTCTGGACAAATATTCCACTGTCTGTGTTCAAAAAGGCAGGATTTGACTTTGGTGATCATCTTAATTTGAGAATATGCTGCAAGGGTGTTGAAAAGTTTTCTGAAAAGATTCTTTTTCATAAATCCTTCGGATTTGAAAAGAAGGGTCAGCCTATGATTTATAATAATGAGCTGATGAAAATTTCCCTGGCCGTTTCCCAGGGCAGTTTTATCGAAAAATATAATATCGGATACGGATCTGACTGGACTGTAGAATTTAATAAGTAAAATCAAGGAGTCTTTTTTATGAACAAACTAATTGTATTTCAAAGTGATTTCGGTCTGGTCGATGGTGCTGTATCAGCAATGCACGGAGTAGCCAATGTTGTAGATGACAGTCTTAAAATATTTGATCTTACCCATGATATCCCTCAATACAGCATCTGGGAGGCCTCTTACAGGCTTTACCAGACCACAGAGTACTGGCCCAGGGGAACTGTCTTTGTTTCAGTAGTAGACCCCGGTGTAGGTTCTAAGCGCCTCAGTGTGGTAGCGGAAACAGTGGGCGGTCACTTTATTGTCACTCCCGATAATGGGACCCTTACTCATATGAAAAAGTATGTGGGCCTAAAGGAAGTCAGGGAAATTGATGAAACAAAGCATCGTAGAGAAGATACTGAGTACTCCTACACCTTCCACGGAAGGGATGTTTATGCCAATACCGGTGCAAAACTGGCATCAGGCACCATCAGCTTTGAACAGGTGGGTGATATTGTAGACTTGGACCAGGTGTGTGAACTGGAGGTAGGTGAGGTTGTAAAGAGTGAGGATTCTGTAAAGGGAACAATCGATATTCTCGATGTCCGTTTTGGAAGCCTCTGGACCAATGTGCCCCGTGATGTCTTTGTAAGTGCAGGATTCAAGCATGGAGACACCGTCGAGGTTATGATCCGTAATGGAAACAAGATTGCCTATAACAATAGAATCGTATACGGACGATCCTTTGCCGATGTATATCCCAGCGAGCAGATCATCTATGTAAACTCTGTCTACAATATGGCCATCGCCATAAACCAGGGGAATTTTGCCAAAGCCTACAATATCGGGACCGGGCAGCACTGGGAAATTGAATTCAAAAAAATGAAATGATAATCCTTGTAAGGAGTCTTTTCAGATAAAGAGCTGTGCCGTCAGATCTTCTCAAGATAGCGGCGGCGCAGTGTCTTGATATCATCACTGCTTATTTTAAGAAAGTTTTTGATATATGTATCCATATCGCCATAGCGTTCTTCTATACCCTCATAGTATGAGGATAGATATTCCCTTTTTACAGTAATAAATCCAAACATATTATCCTTAATCTCTGAAAGCTCCAGTTCAGGAACAGACGCTGAAATTACAGAGGAGTCGGGCATGAATTTTATGCTGAGAAAATCAATAAGTTCAGGGTCGATTTTAAGATACTCTTCGATTATGTCTTCTGAATCAAATTCAAGAATATGCATCAGAATAACAGCGGCAATACCTGTTCTGTCCTTACCGGCGGTACAGTGAAACAGGAAGGCTGGAGTCTCCTGATCAAGGATATTTCGGAAAAAAGAGCTGTATTCTTTTGATACACTCAGCATATCCCTGTACATCATGTTCATAAACTTATCTGCATTTTGAAGATATATCTCCATATCATCATTACTCATTCCTGCTGCAGGGAGTATATTTACATGAATTGTCTCTGCATTGGCAACTTTCTGCTGGCCGTCTTTTTCAATCTCCATATTGCTTCTGAAATCATAGATATAGTTGATCTGTTTCTCTTTGATCTCATCAAGATCTCCCTTGTATTCAGTCAGGGGATTGCTGCTGCGGAATATGGTGTTACTGCGGAGTTTCTGTCCGTGGATATTTGTTTTGTTACTGAGTTCTCTGAAGTTTAATATTTTCATATGAACATTTTAGCTGTTTTTTGATTTTTCCGGAATAGAAAAAGAGAGGCGAATATAAATAGAATGTCAGTTATATGAAAAAAAGCTGTTTGTGTTATCTGCAGTTCTGCTTTACCATTATGTATCCATGATAGACATACAAATTCTGCCCGTAGAAAACGGAAAACAGCTGAAAGAGTTTATCAGTCTCCCACCCTCTATCTATAGAGATGATCCTCTATGGGTTCCACCCCTGCGCCTCCTGGAGAGGATGGACTATAAAGATAATGCTGTCTTGAAACGTTCCGATCACAGGATGTTTCTTGCCTATAAGGACGGAGAGGCAGTCGGGCGGATAGTTGCCTATATTGATCCCCATTATAATGATTATTACAGTTCAAAATGCGGCATGATCGGTGCCTTTGAATGTATTGATGACAATGACGCCAGCGGGCTTCTTTTTAAAACGGCGGAATCCTGGTTCTGCAAAAAAGGTATGACTGAGGTTCTGGGGCCTATAAATCCCATAGCAGAGTCCTGGGGCTTTCTTCTTGAAGGCAATACTGCTCCTGTATTTATGTCTCCCCACAACCCCCTGTACTACAACAGGATGATTGAAAGCGCTGGATTCACTAAAGCCAGGGATCTTCTTGTCTATGAAGCCCATAGCGGAAAGGGATATGAAATCCCTGAACGCTTCAGGAGGTTTTCTGAAACAATGCTGAAGAGAAAACCGAATCTGACAATCAGAAATATTGATCGGAAAAACCTTCGGCAGGAATCTATTTATATTCTGAATATCTTAAACAGAGCAGTTGCCGGAAACTGGGGGTATGTACCTGTTGAAGAAGATGAGATGAAAGACATCGTTTTGAAACTGAAATTCATCCTGGATGAGAAGGCTGTCTGTTTTGTGGAAGATGAGGGTGTACCCGTAGCCGTAGCTCTGGGTTTTCCTGATATCAATGTTTTATTAAAAAAAATAAAAGGAAGCCTTAGTCCGCGAACCCTCTTTGTACTGCTCCGGGACATGAAAAAAATAAGGGATTACAGACTATGGGGACTGGCAGTCCTGCCGGAGTATCACGGTCAGGGTCTTGATGTACTTCTTTATATTTCTCTGTTTCAGGGTCTTCAGCCCAGGGGAATAAGACTTGAAGCAAATTATATGCTTGAGGATAATTTCCATATTCTCAATGCTCTTGAGAAAATGAATCTACAGCCTATTAAACGCTACCGGGTATATCATAAGAATACTTGATGGCTGAATTATCTCTTCCTATGGGTTTAAAAAAAGGAGCCATTCCGGATGAACCAGTCTGACAAACACTACCTTAAAGCATCAGAACTCATTGCTTCGATTATAAAAGAGACTGAAAAAGGTTATCTGGGAATGCCTCAGGCTTCTGAAACTGCTGTACTGGCACTTGTAAGTGGTCTGCACCTGCTCATAGAGGATGTATCCGGTGTGGGAAAGACCACGCTGATTCGCTGTCTGGCCGCTGCATCGGGTCTGGAGCTGGGACGTATACAATTTACCCCTGATCTGCTTCCCGGAGATATTACCGGTATGATGATATGGGAACCATCCTCCCGGGAATTCCTATACAGAGAGGGTCCATTGCATCATCAGTTTATTCTGGCTGATGAACTCAACAGGGCTCCCGCCAGGACACAGTCAGCCCTTCTGGAAGCCATGCAGGAGGATACTGTGACGGTTGACGGTGTTGTCCGTCCACTCCCTTCTCCTTTCTTTGTTGCTGCTACCCAGAATCCTGCATGGTATGCCGGTACCTATAAGCTTCCGGAATCACAGCTTGACCGTTTTGGTCTCTCCATGACTCCCGGCTTTCCGGACAGAGAGACCGAAGTTCGTATCCTTTCGGAATTCAAGGACAAGAAGGCCGTTCACCAGGTCTCAAGAGTCGCTAGTCCCGAAGATATACTTGATTTACGTTCTCTTATTGCCTCGGTGCATGGGGAAGCAAATATTCTGGACTATGCTGCAGCCCTTGCAGGCATCACAAGGGATGCTGCACTTTTTCAATCGGGTCTGAGTATCCGTGGTACCCAGCATCTTCTGAGAGCCGCACAGGCACAGGCCGTGATGCAGGGAAGGTCGTTTATCATCCCTGAAGACCTCATGAACATGGCAGCCTCTGTTATGAGACATCGTCTTCTGTTGACCCCGGAAGAGAGAAGCAGGGGGGTCAGTGTCTCAAAGACAGTTGATGAATTACTGAAACGGGTTCCGGTTCCGGTAAAATGAAACTGCCCTTCCGCTTCCATAAAGAGACACTATTCTTCTTTCTGGCTGGATCGGTTCTCTTTTTCCTCTCATCCAGATACTTCGGTGGGATTTATATCCGTCTCTCCCGCTTCTGGTTCACCTTTTTTGCTGTAGATATTGCTATGCTTCTTATAAACCATCTGACCCTCCGCTATTCCCTGGACTTTGATCGTGATCATATGAGTAAGGGTGATACCATTATTTATACAATCAGCATACAGAGCGGATCAATTCTACCGGTTCCTTTACTTATGCTTGAACTGTCGCAGGTTCACCGGGAGGAGAAGCAGGAAGGGAGGCTTCTCCGTTTTTCTCTTAAACCCGGTGAGTCCTGGGTGTACAGCAGAGAAGTTCATGCATCTCTGAGAGGGGTGTATACAATGGGACTCTCCCGGCTTACGCTGCGTAGTATTTCAGGATTACTCTCTCTTGATATGCCTATCTGGGCAAGAAATTTCTATGTCTATCCGAGGATCATTGATATTCCCGAATTATTGACAAAGCACCCGGCCTCTGGAGGAAAGGCAGTCGGTCTTGAGGGGCAGAGCGGTGATGCTCATAATTTTATTGGTTTGAGAGAGTACAGGGATGGTGAGGGGCTGAAGCATATCAGCTGGTCCCGTTTTATGCAGACTGGAAAGCCCTATATTAAAACATATTCCTCCATGGGCGGATCGGATATTCACCTCTTTCTGGATAGACGGAGCTCAGGCCGTTCTGCTCTCTGTGATGATACTGTGCTGGAAACATTTCTCTGCCTGATCTATTCCGGTTTGAATACCGGACAGAATATGATTCTTCACGGATATCCCGGCTGGGAGGGGAAAAGTATTCAGACACAGCTGGATTTTGATAAACTTTATCAGAGAACTCTTATGTTTGAATTTGATGCCTTTGATCTTGAGGAACTGAATGATATTCCCTCTCTTGAATCTGTTTACATCATAAGTGGTATGCCTGATTTTACTTTGCTGGATGAGAACAGCCGTTATTCTGATCTGGGGCACCTGATCTGTGTCAGTCTCTCTTTCTCTGCCCTGGAAAATGACCGTTATCGATCTGTAATACTACGCAGAAAGCAGCAGGGTGCGGTTATTTCAGATATCCCATGGGATGATACAATTGAGGATGAGCTTCTATGCCAGGTCTATTCCTGATTCCCCTGCTGGTCTACCTGAGTATCCATCTCTATCTTGATTCCACAGCTCCTCTCTGGTTTCCTCTTCTCATTGAACTCCCTTTGATCCTGACAATCCTTGAGATAAAACTCTTCCCCCGGTGGAGAACAGCTCTTTTCCTTCGAACAGCCCGAATTGCGGCATTTACTATTCTGATCACAGGGTTTCTGATGTTTATTCTTATGCTGCCTGAATCACTCTATCAGGCTTGGCTCCTGCTGCTTGAAGCGGGAAAGGCTACAGGGATGATCTCCTTTGCTTTTGCCTATGCCGGAGGACTTGTGAGTTCAATCGGCTGTGCATCTCTTCTACGCTGGAAGAATAAGATACAGGCCCTTCTGAATCTCCTGCTTCTCTGTATTATGGTTGTTTTGATTCTGCATCCCCGC
Above is a window of Oceanispirochaeta sp. M1 DNA encoding:
- a CDS encoding ABC transporter ATP-binding protein, which gives rise to MGNDSIIEFKDFSFQYFTQAKPTLHNIDLTIKKGEKILIVGPSGSGKSTLGHCLNGLIPFSYKGEISGSLKIQGQETRDLDIFHLSKILGTVLQDPDGQFVGLTVYEDIAFALENDNIPQSEMKERVDKAARMVDMESFHSSSPYELSGGQKQRTSLAGVLVDEVDILLFDEPLANLDPATGKAAIEIIDDIHRNTDKTIIIIEHRLEDVLYRNIDRVLLMNDGCILADLDADALMASPVLIENGIREPLYVTALKYAGVDVTRDLHAGNIDTLKINSVKSAVCDWNDTIISPQPTKVKDTLLEMKNISFSYDGERDIINDVSFSLGKGELIAIVGRNGAGKSTLSRLISGFEKESSGTISYLGEDISDLTIKERAEKIGVVMQNPNQMISKPLIYDEIALGLRLRDIDEEEIKIRVEKVLKVCGLAPFRKWPIAALSFGQRKRVTIASILVLDPEVIILDEPTAGQDFKHYTQIMEFVDEINQLGVAIILITHDMHLMLEYASRAVVISGGKKIADARPSDILTDLDVIEQANLKETSLYQLSQSVGIEDGTAFVQNFIDYEKKVRVH
- a CDS encoding DUF58 domain-containing protein; this encodes MKLPFRFHKETLFFFLAGSVLFFLSSRYFGGIYIRLSRFWFTFFAVDIAMLLINHLTLRYSLDFDRDHMSKGDTIIYTISIQSGSILPVPLLMLELSQVHREEKQEGRLLRFSLKPGESWVYSREVHASLRGVYTMGLSRLTLRSISGLLSLDMPIWARNFYVYPRIIDIPELLTKHPASGGKAVGLEGQSGDAHNFIGLREYRDGEGLKHISWSRFMQTGKPYIKTYSSMGGSDIHLFLDRRSSGRSALCDDTVLETFLCLIYSGLNTGQNMILHGYPGWEGKSIQTQLDFDKLYQRTLMFEFDAFDLEELNDIPSLESVYIISGMPDFTLLDENSRYSDLGHLICVSLSFSALENDRYRSVILRRKQQGAVISDIPWDDTIEDELLCQVYS
- a CDS encoding MoxR family ATPase encodes the protein MNQSDKHYLKASELIASIIKETEKGYLGMPQASETAVLALVSGLHLLIEDVSGVGKTTLIRCLAAASGLELGRIQFTPDLLPGDITGMMIWEPSSREFLYREGPLHHQFILADELNRAPARTQSALLEAMQEDTVTVDGVVRPLPSPFFVAATQNPAWYAGTYKLPESQLDRFGLSMTPGFPDRETEVRILSEFKDKKAVHQVSRVASPEDILDLRSLIASVHGEANILDYAAALAGITRDAALFQSGLSIRGTQHLLRAAQAQAVMQGRSFIIPEDLMNMAASVMRHRLLLTPEERSRGVSVSKTVDELLKRVPVPVK
- a CDS encoding ECF-type riboflavin transporter substrate-binding protein, whose product is MKDYFKVTTRTIVATGLGAALFMLLFMYVKVPSPIPETSLQTAYGLGAFFAVLFGPIAGALIALIGHALSDALQYGSPWWSWVIASGVCGFFYGLAYKKTGVEEGEFKGKSIIIFNVIQIVGNIIAWVVVAPVLDILIYKEPVNLVFTQGIVAAGMNSVTVAIIGTLLLIAYNATRTQKGSLDKE
- a CDS encoding tyrosine-protein phosphatase codes for the protein MKILNFRELSNKTNIHGQKLRSNTIFRSSNPLTEYKGDLDEIKEKQINYIYDFRSNMEIEKDGQQKVANAETIHVNILPAAGMSNDDMEIYLQNADKFMNMMYRDMLSVSKEYSSFFRNILDQETPAFLFHCTAGKDRTGIAAVILMHILEFDSEDIIEEYLKIDPELIDFLSIKFMPDSSVISASVPELELSEIKDNMFGFITVKREYLSSYYEGIEERYGDMDTYIKNFLKISSDDIKTLRRRYLEKI
- a CDS encoding energy-coupling factor transporter transmembrane protein EcfT, giving the protein MNNKLFSYNFVDTPIHRLSGLTKLIAFLFLTFAVMFSYDLRVIMLVMIFSIFVMRISQIKYRQIRLMVIYVAVFIVTNAVITFFFSPEEGVKIYGTRHVLFKIVGPYIVTQEQLFYQITKLFKYASVIPLGITFLLTTNPSEFASALNGVGVHYKAAYAVSLTLRYFPDIQREYRNISLSQQARGLDLSKKAGFSKRVKNSLLIIIPLVFSTLDRIELISNAMDLRGFGKHNKRSWFSKKRFTTADFIALLISAAIFAGTIYVSAFINHGRFYNPFI
- a CDS encoding S-adenosyl-l-methionine hydroxide adenosyltransferase family protein, whose protein sequence is MDKPILVFQTDFTYKEGAVCSMYGVVKTVDRSLEIITGTHEIPQFDTWSASYRLYQSMKFWPEGTVFVSVVDPGVGTPRKASVALTENGYYIVTPDNGSLTHVDKEFGIKAIREIDEDVNRLKGKGTEEVSIFHGRDLFSYCAAKFASGIISFEEVGPEYSTDEIIRFPILEPTVEGNKISGIFEINDPNFGNLWTNIPLSVFKKAGFDFGDHLNLRICCKGVEKFSEKILFHKSFGFEKKGQPMIYNNELMKISLAVSQGSFIEKYNIGYGSDWTVEFNK
- a CDS encoding S-adenosyl-l-methionine hydroxide adenosyltransferase family protein, producing the protein MNKLIVFQSDFGLVDGAVSAMHGVANVVDDSLKIFDLTHDIPQYSIWEASYRLYQTTEYWPRGTVFVSVVDPGVGSKRLSVVAETVGGHFIVTPDNGTLTHMKKYVGLKEVREIDETKHRREDTEYSYTFHGRDVYANTGAKLASGTISFEQVGDIVDLDQVCELEVGEVVKSEDSVKGTIDILDVRFGSLWTNVPRDVFVSAGFKHGDTVEVMIRNGNKIAYNNRIVYGRSFADVYPSEQIIYVNSVYNMAIAINQGNFAKAYNIGTGQHWEIEFKKMK